From one Notolabrus celidotus isolate fNotCel1 chromosome 2, fNotCel1.pri, whole genome shotgun sequence genomic stretch:
- the gfi1ab gene encoding growth factor independent 1A transcription repressor b: protein MFDEMPRSFMVKSKKAHSYHQPRSLEDDYNRLDCILAHICSEVDKLPDDTDMSEDRYGLSPDSHLADTADFSPKSPLSIADSLCGPSSDYEDFWRPPSPSASPVDSEKSLSPLVDETQPFTIPFRPYAWSSYPGPGLRPLVQQSLHSSMEVDRGPGALSFYGDRSTHPALDSYRTLGEEAYGDYRRHAAALLFPDGGLHGKAHSVKAPPDLLCSSLILNGAYKCIKCSKVFSTPHGLEVHVRRSHSGTRPFGCEICGKTFGHAVSLEQHKAVHSQERSFDCKICGKSFKRSSTLSTHLLIHSDTRPYPCQYCGKRFHQKSDMKKHTFIHTGEKPHKCQVCGKAFSQSSNLITHSRKHTGYKPFGCDLCGKGFQRKVDLRRHKETQHGLKQ from the exons ATGTTTGATG AGATGCCTCGGTCCTTCATGGTGAAGAGTAAGAAGGCGCACAGCTACCACCAGCCCCGGAGTTTGGAGGATGACTACAACAGACTGGACTGTATTCTGGCGCACATATGCTCAG AGGTGGATAAACTCCCGGATGACACCGACATGTCGGAGGACAGGTACGGTCTCTCTCCTGACTCTCACCTGGCTGACACTGCGGATTTCTCCCCCAAGTCTCCGCTGAGCATCGCCGACAGTCTGTGCGGTCCCTCCTCTGACTATGAAGATTTCTGGAGGCCTCCGTCCCCCTCTGCATCACCGG TTGATTCGGAGaaatccctctctcctctggtggACGAGACTCAGCCCTTCACCATCCCCTTCCGGCCATACGCCTGGAGCAGCTACCCGGGGCCCGGACTGAGGCCCCTGGTGCAGCAAAGCCTCCATTCCAGCATGGAGGTGGACAGGGGGCCAGGAGCTTTATCGTTCTACGGAGACAGGAGCACCCACCCAGCTCTGGACTCATACAGGACTCTGGGCGAGGAGGCTTATGGAGACTACAGGAGGCATGCTGCTGCTTTGCTGTTTCCTGATGGAGGCCTGCACGGGAAAGCTCACAGTGTGAAGGCCCCACCTGACCTGCTGTGCTCCAGTCTGATCCTCAATGGTGCCTACAAGTGTATCAAGTGCAGTAAG GTGTTTTCTACTCCACACGGTTTGGAAGTCCACGTCCGCAGATCGCACAGCGGCACGAGACCGTTTGGTTGCGAAATCTGCGGCAAAACGTTCGGGCACGCAGTCAGTTTGGAGCAACACAAAGCTGTGCACTCCCAG GAAAGAAGCTTCGACTGCAAAATATGCGGTAAAAGTTTCAAGAGGTCGTCAACTCTGTCGACGCATCTGCTCATCCACTCAGACACGCGGCCGTACCCGTGCCAGTACTGCGGGAAAAGGTTCCACCAGAAGTCAGACATGAAGAAACACACATTCATCCACACAG gtGAGAAGCCACACAAATGTCAGGTGTGCGGGAAAGCGTTCAGCCAGAGCTCCAACCTCATCACGCACAGCAGGAAACACACCGGATACAAACCCTTCGGCTGCGACCTCTGCGGGAAAGGCTTCCAGAGGAAAGTGGACCTGAGGCGGCACAAAGAGACGCAGCACGGACTGAAACAATAA